One genomic segment of Nonomuraea coxensis DSM 45129 includes these proteins:
- a CDS encoding CAP domain-containing protein yields MTCLMLAVLFTGVLIGRLTDDPEPDARIYLNGTAPPAAATANPAPTLQKKAYQQLESIPREVTTNRLPGGATPRPSASRPDGQIPGSFDDQGDPTQVLGGDQGTEVALIPGLAGRVVTLTNAARARRGCGPLRVDSRLTRSARTHALEMARTGRLTHNSPGGDSPWDRMERAGYRYGAAENIGAGYGTAEEAVRGWLDSADHRRNILDCRLRAIGVGVASGPDGPWWTQDFGTQ; encoded by the coding sequence TTGACCTGCCTCATGCTCGCCGTGCTGTTCACCGGCGTGTTGATCGGCCGATTGACGGACGACCCCGAGCCCGACGCCCGGATCTACCTCAACGGCACCGCCCCGCCCGCCGCCGCCACGGCCAACCCCGCGCCGACCCTGCAGAAGAAGGCGTACCAGCAGCTTGAGAGCATCCCGCGCGAGGTCACGACCAACCGGCTGCCCGGCGGCGCGACCCCCAGGCCCAGCGCCTCGCGCCCGGACGGCCAGATCCCCGGCTCCTTCGACGACCAGGGCGACCCCACCCAGGTGCTCGGCGGCGACCAGGGCACCGAGGTGGCGCTGATCCCCGGCCTTGCGGGCCGGGTCGTCACGCTCACGAACGCGGCCAGGGCCCGGCGGGGCTGCGGGCCGCTGCGGGTGGACTCCCGGCTGACCCGCTCGGCGCGTACGCACGCGCTGGAGATGGCCCGCACCGGCCGGCTCACCCACAACTCCCCGGGCGGCGACTCCCCGTGGGACCGCATGGAGCGCGCCGGCTACCGCTACGGCGCCGCCGAGAACATCGGCGCCGGCTACGGCACGGCCGAGGAGGCGGTGCGCGGCTGGCTCGACAGCGCCGACCACCGCAGGAACATCCTCGACTGCCGGCTGAGGGCCATCGGCGTCGGCGTCGCCTCCGGCCCCGACGGCCCTTGGTGGACCCAGGACTTCGGAACTCAGTGA
- the rplM gene encoding 50S ribosomal protein L13, with product MRTYSPKPADVQRQWYVIDATDVVLGRLASHVATLLRGKHKPIFANHVDTGDFVIVINADKIALSGNKLEQKKAYRHSGYPGGLRSVSYGELMEKRPDKAVEKAVKGMLPKNSLGRKMAKKLKVYAGAEHPHQAQKPVPFQITQIAQ from the coding sequence GTGCGCACGTACTCACCGAAGCCCGCCGACGTCCAGCGTCAGTGGTACGTCATCGACGCGACCGATGTCGTGCTGGGCCGGCTGGCCAGCCACGTCGCGACCCTGCTCCGCGGCAAGCACAAGCCGATCTTCGCCAACCACGTCGACACCGGTGACTTCGTCATCGTCATCAACGCGGACAAGATCGCGCTGAGCGGCAACAAGCTTGAGCAGAAGAAGGCGTACCGCCACTCGGGCTACCCGGGCGGTCTGCGTTCCGTCTCGTACGGCGAGCTCATGGAGAAGCGGCCCGACAAGGCCGTCGAGAAGGCCGTCAAGGGCATGCTGCCGAAGAACTCCCTCGGCCGGAAGATGGCCAAGAAGCTGAAGGTCTACGCGGGTGCCGAGCACCCGCACCAGGCCCAGAAGCCCGTGCCGTTCCAGATCACCCAGATCGCCCAGTAG
- the rpsI gene encoding 30S ribosomal protein S9: MAEPTGVETVEAELEDYSGEDFPSEYTTESTASADAPVRKPVTTGNSYGTGRRKEAIARVRIVPGTGKWTINGRSLDVYFPNKVHQQIVNEPFVVLGAEEAFDVIARIDGGGVTGQAGALRMGLSRALAILDVEVNRPPLKKAGFLTRDARATERKKYGLKKARKAPQYSKR, from the coding sequence GTGGCTGAGCCCACCGGTGTCGAGACGGTCGAGGCCGAGCTGGAGGACTACTCCGGCGAGGACTTCCCTTCCGAGTACACCACCGAGTCCACCGCCAGCGCTGACGCGCCTGTGCGTAAGCCCGTCACGACGGGCAACTCGTACGGCACCGGCCGCCGGAAGGAGGCGATCGCCCGCGTGCGCATCGTCCCCGGCACCGGCAAGTGGACGATCAACGGTCGTTCGCTGGACGTCTACTTCCCGAACAAGGTCCACCAGCAGATCGTCAACGAGCCCTTCGTGGTGCTCGGCGCCGAGGAGGCGTTCGACGTCATCGCCCGCATCGACGGCGGCGGCGTGACCGGCCAGGCCGGTGCGCTGCGCATGGGCCTGTCTCGCGCGCTGGCGATCCTGGACGTCGAGGTCAACCGCCCGCCGCTGAAGAAGGCCGGCTTCCTCACCCGTGACGCCCGCGCCACGGAGCGGAAGAAGTACGGCCTCAAGAAGGCCCGCAAGGCTCCGCAGTACAGCAAGCGCTAA
- the glmM gene encoding phosphoglucosamine mutase has translation MARLFGTDGVRGVAGRDLTAQLAMDLSVAAAHVLGDAGAFAATGRHPVAVVGRDPRASGEFLEAAVVAGLAASGVDVLRLGVLPTPAVAHLTAALGADLGVMLSASHNPAPDNGIKFLARGGFKLSDAVEDEIDRRLGEEWSFPVGSGVGRVRDAYGEADRYISHVLTTMNHPLDGLSVVVDCAHGAAHMVAPEALVRAGARVEAIGARPDGLNINDGYGSTHLDRIRQVVVSRGADLGVAYDGDADRCLAVDHTGEIVDGDRIMAILAGAMHDEGLLAKDTVVATVMSNLGFKLAMREAGISVVETAVGDRYVLERMKSDGYNLGGEQSGHVIMLDHATTGDGLLTSLHLLGVVAKAGVPLKELAAVMTPLPQILINVKDVDKAKAGADELTAAVRAAEAELGESGRVLIRPSGTEPMIRVMVEAASEEHATQVANRLADVVRKACGN, from the coding sequence TTGGCGCGCCTTTTCGGCACCGACGGGGTACGAGGGGTCGCGGGCCGCGACCTCACGGCTCAGCTCGCCATGGACCTGTCCGTGGCGGCTGCCCACGTCCTCGGCGATGCAGGCGCGTTCGCCGCCACCGGACGTCATCCGGTGGCGGTGGTGGGCCGGGACCCGCGCGCCTCGGGGGAGTTCCTCGAGGCCGCCGTGGTCGCCGGCCTCGCGGCGTCCGGGGTGGACGTGCTGCGGCTCGGGGTGCTGCCCACGCCCGCCGTCGCCCACCTCACGGCCGCGCTCGGCGCCGACCTCGGCGTCATGTTGTCGGCCTCGCACAACCCGGCGCCGGACAACGGCATCAAGTTCCTGGCCCGCGGTGGCTTCAAGCTGTCCGACGCGGTCGAGGACGAGATCGACCGGCGGCTCGGCGAGGAGTGGAGCTTCCCCGTCGGCTCCGGCGTGGGCCGGGTGCGCGACGCCTACGGTGAGGCCGACCGCTACATCTCGCACGTGCTGACCACGATGAACCACCCGCTCGACGGGCTCAGCGTGGTCGTCGACTGTGCCCACGGCGCCGCCCACATGGTGGCTCCGGAGGCGCTGGTGCGGGCCGGCGCCCGTGTCGAGGCCATCGGGGCGCGCCCCGACGGTCTCAACATCAACGACGGCTACGGCTCCACCCATCTCGACCGGATCCGCCAGGTGGTCGTCTCGCGCGGCGCGGACCTGGGCGTGGCCTACGACGGCGACGCCGACCGCTGCCTCGCCGTCGATCACACGGGCGAGATCGTGGACGGCGACCGGATCATGGCGATCCTGGCCGGCGCCATGCACGACGAGGGCCTGCTGGCCAAGGACACCGTGGTCGCGACCGTGATGTCCAACCTGGGCTTCAAGCTGGCGATGCGCGAGGCGGGCATCTCCGTGGTGGAGACCGCGGTGGGCGACCGCTACGTGCTCGAACGCATGAAGTCCGACGGCTACAACCTCGGCGGCGAGCAGTCGGGCCACGTCATCATGCTGGACCACGCCACCACCGGCGACGGCCTGCTCACCTCGCTCCACCTGCTGGGCGTGGTGGCGAAGGCGGGCGTGCCGCTGAAGGAGCTGGCCGCGGTGATGACGCCGCTGCCGCAGATCCTCATCAACGTCAAGGACGTCGACAAGGCCAAGGCCGGCGCCGACGAGCTGACGGCCGCCGTGAGGGCGGCCGAGGCGGAGCTGGGGGAGAGCGGCCGGGTGCTGATCCGGCCGAGCGGCACCGAGCCGATGATCAGGGTCATGGTCGAGGCCGCGTCGGAGGAGCACGCCACCCAGGTGGCCAACCGGCTCGCCGACGTGGTCCGCAAGGCATGCGGCAACTGA
- a CDS encoding ABC transporter permease — protein MNTVVAAITYRALLGRRRIVLLLLLPLALIALAVLFKLVGEDDQRTTVLLLQSFALSTMLPLLGLIAGTGVIAPEIDDGTIIHLMSKPISRPVIIRTKFVVAVSLLALFAAVPTYVAGWLLVANEAGIAAGFAVGTLVAGIAYAALFLLLGVVTRHAVTIGVIYALVWESLVGNLVPGARRFSIQAWGQSVAGQITDSPFFRTDVTLGFAVPALIVVTLAGVFWAGRRLRVYSLTGDE, from the coding sequence ATGAACACCGTCGTCGCGGCCATCACCTACCGCGCCCTGCTCGGGCGGCGGCGGATCGTGCTGCTCCTGCTGCTGCCCCTCGCCCTGATCGCGCTCGCCGTGCTGTTCAAGCTGGTCGGCGAGGACGACCAGCGCACCACCGTCCTGCTGCTGCAGAGCTTCGCGCTCAGCACCATGCTGCCGCTGCTCGGCCTGATCGCCGGCACCGGCGTCATCGCCCCCGAGATCGACGACGGCACGATCATCCACCTGATGTCCAAGCCGATCTCCCGGCCGGTCATCATCCGGACGAAGTTCGTCGTGGCCGTCTCGCTGCTCGCCCTGTTCGCGGCGGTGCCGACGTACGTCGCCGGCTGGCTCCTCGTCGCGAACGAGGCCGGCATCGCGGCCGGGTTCGCCGTCGGCACCCTGGTGGCGGGCATCGCCTACGCGGCGCTCTTCCTGCTGCTCGGCGTCGTCACCCGGCACGCGGTCACGATCGGCGTCATCTACGCCCTGGTCTGGGAGAGCCTCGTGGGCAACCTCGTGCCGGGCGCCCGCCGGTTCTCCATCCAGGCCTGGGGCCAGTCCGTCGCCGGCCAGATCACCGACTCCCCGTTCTTCCGCACGGACGTCACGCTGGGCTTCGCCGTCCCCGCCCTGATCGTCGTCACGCTCGCCGGCGTCTTCTGGGCGGGCCGCCGCCTGCGCGTCTATTCGCTGACCGGCGACGAATAA
- a CDS encoding ABC transporter ATP-binding protein produces MKIELSQVSRWYGNVVAVNDVTMTIGPGVTGLLGPNGAGKSTLLHMMAGFLAPSGGTVTLNGDRVWKNHHIYRNIGLVPEREGVYGFLTGWQFVLSAARLHGLADPEQAARKALATVEMEEPKDRRVETYSKGMRQRVKVAAALVHDPPVLLLDEPFNGMDPRQRLHLMDLIRAMGTAGKTILFSSHILEEVERVAQHIEVLVAGRHAASGDFRDIRRLMTDRPHLFMIRSSDDRKLAAALIRDPSAGGITLRPDGLEVQATEFRRFARLLPKLAQAEGVRLHQVSPADEDLESVFSYLINRSTG; encoded by the coding sequence ATGAAGATCGAGCTCTCCCAGGTGTCCCGCTGGTACGGCAACGTCGTCGCCGTCAACGACGTGACGATGACCATCGGCCCCGGCGTCACCGGCCTGCTCGGCCCCAACGGCGCGGGCAAGTCGACGCTCCTGCACATGATGGCGGGCTTCCTGGCCCCGTCGGGCGGCACGGTCACGCTCAACGGCGACCGCGTCTGGAAGAACCACCACATCTACCGAAATATCGGTCTGGTCCCCGAACGGGAGGGCGTCTACGGCTTCCTCACCGGCTGGCAGTTCGTCCTGTCCGCCGCCCGCCTCCACGGCCTCGCCGACCCCGAGCAGGCCGCCCGCAAGGCCCTCGCCACGGTCGAGATGGAGGAGCCGAAGGACCGGCGGGTGGAGACGTACTCGAAGGGCATGCGCCAGCGCGTCAAAGTCGCCGCCGCGCTCGTCCACGACCCGCCCGTGCTGCTGCTGGACGAGCCGTTCAACGGCATGGACCCGCGCCAGCGCCTGCACCTCATGGACCTGATCAGGGCCATGGGCACGGCAGGCAAGACCATCCTGTTCAGCTCGCACATCCTGGAGGAGGTCGAGCGCGTCGCCCAGCACATCGAGGTGCTGGTCGCCGGCCGGCACGCCGCCTCCGGCGACTTCCGCGACATCCGCCGGCTCATGACCGACCGCCCCCACCTGTTCATGATCCGCTCCAGCGACGACAGGAAACTCGCCGCCGCCCTCATCCGCGACCCCTCGGCCGGCGGCATCACGCTGCGTCCCGACGGCCTGGAGGTCCAGGCGACCGAGTTCCGGCGCTTCGCCCGCCTGCTGCCCAAGCTCGCCCAGGCCGAGGGCGTCCGCCTGCACCAGGTCTCCCCCGCCGACGAGGACCTGGAGAGCGTCTTCTCCTACCTGATCAACAGGAGCACCGGATGA
- a CDS encoding ABC transporter permease, translated as MSEIYDIGYRHYDGPRLGRAHSFRALAVHSLRGIFGIGRPARSKIVPFALVAIMLMPAVVSIALMALIKERGIAYSGFAVIMQAVVAIFLASQSPTVVAPDLRHRVLPLYLSRPVSVADYVGAKIAAMTVAVFLLVAVPLTLIYVGEVVVDLPGDPATGEYAGSMLMALALALLLAAFGLALASFTPRRGLGVASVMVVYLLSSASVPIVYGTLYSTGNEAAASWAWLLNPFWLVDSVQSWLFGTPPHSIEGAAYPSGPVSLAVLVLLIAIGLGALALRYRKAAAR; from the coding sequence ATGTCTGAGATCTACGACATCGGCTACCGCCACTACGACGGGCCCAGGCTCGGCCGCGCCCACTCGTTCCGCGCGCTGGCCGTGCACAGCCTGCGCGGGATCTTCGGCATCGGCCGCCCGGCGCGCAGCAAGATCGTGCCGTTCGCGCTCGTCGCCATCATGCTGATGCCCGCCGTGGTGAGCATCGCCCTCATGGCCCTGATCAAGGAGCGCGGCATCGCCTACAGCGGGTTCGCGGTGATCATGCAGGCGGTGGTGGCGATCTTCCTGGCCTCGCAGTCGCCCACCGTGGTCGCCCCCGACCTGCGCCACCGCGTGCTCCCGCTCTACCTGTCGCGGCCGGTCTCGGTCGCCGACTACGTGGGGGCCAAGATCGCCGCCATGACCGTGGCCGTGTTCCTGCTCGTCGCGGTGCCGCTCACCCTCATCTACGTGGGCGAGGTGGTCGTGGACCTGCCCGGCGACCCGGCCACCGGCGAGTACGCGGGCTCGATGCTCATGGCGCTCGCGCTGGCGCTGCTGCTGGCGGCGTTCGGGCTGGCGCTGGCCTCGTTCACGCCGCGGCGCGGGCTCGGCGTGGCCTCGGTGATGGTCGTCTACCTGCTCTCGTCCGCGTCCGTGCCCATCGTCTACGGCACCCTCTACTCGACCGGCAACGAGGCCGCGGCCTCCTGGGCGTGGCTGCTCAACCCGTTCTGGCTGGTGGACTCCGTACAGTCCTGGTTGTTCGGCACCCCGCCGCACTCCATCGAGGGCGCCGCCTACCCCAGCGGCCCCGTCTCGCTGGCGGTTCTCGTGCTGCTGATCGCGATCGGCCTCGGCGCGCTCGCGCTGCGCTACCGGAAGGCGGCCGCCCGATGA
- a CDS encoding ABC transporter ATP-binding protein has protein sequence MHILATEGLTKRFPTVTAVDQLTVTVGPGVTGLVGANGAGKSTLIKILLGLLPPSGGTARVLDLDVTSQGAGIRRLVGYMPEHECLPPDVSATELVVHLAQMSGLPRTAARERAADVLRHVGLAEERYRPIGGYSTGMKQRVKLAQALVHDPKVVFLDEPTNGLDPRGRDEMLTLVRRIGTEFGISVVVTSHLLGELERICDHVVVIDAGRLLRSSAIGEFTQSTQTVTVEVDEGMEALAARLSESGHTVSPQGRLLVVQVRGPETYDAVRDAAADLDLCLIRLEQGRHRIEDVFREEVAHV, from the coding sequence ATGCACATCCTCGCCACCGAGGGGCTGACCAAACGTTTCCCCACCGTCACCGCGGTCGACCAGCTCACGGTCACCGTCGGGCCCGGCGTCACCGGGCTGGTGGGCGCCAACGGCGCGGGCAAGTCGACGCTGATCAAGATCCTGCTCGGCCTGCTGCCGCCCAGCGGCGGCACGGCCCGCGTACTCGACCTGGACGTCACCTCCCAGGGCGCCGGGATCCGCAGGCTCGTCGGTTACATGCCCGAGCACGAGTGCCTGCCCCCTGACGTCTCCGCCACCGAGCTGGTGGTCCACCTCGCCCAGATGTCCGGGCTGCCGCGCACGGCGGCCCGCGAACGCGCCGCCGACGTGCTGCGCCACGTCGGCCTCGCCGAAGAGCGCTACCGCCCGATCGGCGGCTACTCCACCGGCATGAAGCAGCGGGTCAAGCTGGCCCAGGCGCTCGTCCACGACCCCAAGGTGGTCTTCCTGGACGAGCCCACCAACGGTCTCGACCCGCGGGGCCGCGACGAGATGCTGACGCTCGTCCGGCGCATCGGCACCGAGTTCGGCATCAGCGTGGTCGTCACCTCCCACCTGCTGGGCGAGCTGGAGCGCATCTGCGACCACGTCGTGGTCATCGACGCGGGCCGGCTGCTGCGCTCGTCGGCCATCGGCGAGTTCACCCAGAGCACGCAGACCGTCACCGTCGAGGTCGACGAGGGCATGGAGGCGCTGGCCGCCCGCCTGTCCGAGTCCGGGCACACCGTCTCGCCGCAGGGGCGGCTGCTGGTGGTGCAGGTGCGGGGGCCGGAGACGTACGACGCCGTCCGCGACGCCGCCGCCGACCTCGACCTGTGCCTGATCCGGCTGGAGCAGGGCCGCCACCGCATCGAGGACGTCTTCAGGGAGGAGGTGGCGCATGTCTGA
- a CDS encoding DUF389 domain-containing protein has protein sequence MLHLRLISPAARTDEVMAVLEDCPGVTNVVVLAGAGRVPRGDVILCDAARESANEVIGRLGWLKDEGSIAAERVDLSLSKVADDAVEEAPGDPDDAVIWEELAQRVSADSRVTWAYLTFFVIATMLSGIGVLQNSPILMVGAMVLGPEFGAIAAICFGLLNRHGHLIVTSLRTLVTGFLVGIVVTFACALAAYLLGWIDDGNLRSNAEVQFIVKPDRWSLIVALLAGAAGVLSITAGKSSALIGVFISVTTVPAAGYAAVALALADWKEVAGSVSQLAVNILGMVIAGTVTLQIQRRFWPQVGRRSSV, from the coding sequence GTGCTGCATCTGCGACTGATCAGCCCGGCCGCCCGCACCGACGAGGTGATGGCGGTGCTGGAGGACTGCCCCGGCGTCACCAACGTCGTCGTCCTGGCCGGCGCGGGCCGCGTCCCCCGAGGTGACGTCATCCTCTGCGACGCGGCCCGCGAGTCCGCCAACGAGGTGATCGGCCGGCTCGGCTGGCTCAAGGACGAGGGCTCGATCGCGGCCGAGCGGGTCGACCTGTCGCTGTCCAAGGTCGCCGACGACGCGGTCGAGGAGGCGCCCGGCGACCCCGACGACGCGGTGATCTGGGAGGAGCTGGCGCAGCGGGTGTCGGCCGACTCCCGCGTCACGTGGGCGTACCTCACCTTCTTCGTCATCGCCACCATGCTGTCGGGCATCGGCGTGCTCCAGAACTCGCCGATCCTCATGGTCGGCGCGATGGTGCTCGGGCCCGAGTTCGGCGCGATCGCCGCCATCTGCTTCGGCCTGCTCAACCGGCACGGGCACCTCATCGTCACGTCCCTGCGCACGCTGGTCACCGGCTTCCTGGTGGGCATCGTCGTCACCTTCGCCTGCGCGCTGGCCGCCTACCTGCTCGGCTGGATCGACGACGGCAACCTGCGGAGCAACGCCGAGGTGCAGTTCATCGTCAAGCCCGACCGGTGGTCGCTGATCGTGGCGCTGCTGGCGGGCGCGGCCGGGGTGCTGTCGATCACGGCGGGCAAGTCCTCGGCCCTGATCGGCGTGTTCATCTCGGTCACCACGGTCCCCGCGGCCGGCTACGCGGCCGTGGCCCTGGCGCTGGCCGACTGGAAGGAGGTCGCGGGCTCGGTGTCCCAGCTCGCGGTCAACATCCTCGGGATGGTCATCGCAGGCACCGTCACCCTGCAGATCCAGCGCAGATTCTGGCCTCAAGTAGGACGACGTTCATCCGTATGA
- the coaA gene encoding type I pantothenate kinase — protein MELSRERWSELRKNTPLTLTAEELEELRGLDDPIDLTEVTDIYLPLTRLLNLHFTGSKQRSSVLSAFLGHPEERVPYILGIAGSVAVGKSTTARLLHTLLARWPEHPHVELITTDSFLHPNAVLEAKGIMHRKGFPESYDRRALVRFVAEVKAGAAEVRAPVYSHLEYDIVPGAVQTVKSPDILIIEGLNVLQPAPPTSLAVNDYFDFSIYVDAKVESIRTWYVERFHKLRRTAFEDPKSYFRHIAELSPDEATAFAVNVWRDINERNLVENIAPTRGRADLVLKKGADHAVRRVRLRRT, from the coding sequence GTGGAACTGAGCAGGGAGCGGTGGAGCGAGCTCCGCAAGAACACGCCCTTGACTCTCACCGCCGAAGAGCTGGAAGAGCTGCGCGGTCTGGACGACCCCATCGACCTGACCGAGGTCACGGACATCTATCTTCCACTGACCCGGCTGCTCAACCTGCACTTCACCGGATCCAAGCAACGCAGCAGCGTGCTGAGCGCGTTCCTCGGCCATCCCGAGGAACGGGTGCCGTACATCCTGGGGATCGCCGGGAGCGTCGCGGTGGGCAAGTCCACCACGGCGCGGCTGCTGCACACCCTGCTGGCCCGCTGGCCCGAGCATCCGCACGTGGAGCTGATCACCACCGACAGCTTCCTCCACCCCAACGCGGTGCTGGAGGCCAAGGGGATCATGCACCGCAAGGGGTTCCCGGAGAGCTATGACCGGCGGGCGCTGGTCAGGTTCGTGGCGGAGGTCAAGGCTGGGGCGGCCGAGGTGCGGGCGCCCGTCTACAGCCACCTGGAGTACGACATCGTCCCCGGCGCGGTCCAGACCGTGAAGAGCCCCGACATCCTCATCATCGAAGGACTCAACGTCCTGCAGCCCGCCCCGCCCACCTCCCTCGCCGTCAACGACTACTTCGACTTCTCCATCTACGTCGACGCCAAGGTGGAGTCCATCCGCACCTGGTACGTCGAACGCTTCCACAAGCTGCGCCGCACCGCCTTCGAGGACCCGAAGTCGTACTTCCGGCACATCGCCGAGCTCTCCCCCGACGAGGCCACCGCCTTCGCCGTGAACGTCTGGCGCGACATCAACGAGCGCAACCTGGTCGAGAACATCGCCCCCACCCGGGGCCGGGCCGACCTCGTGCTCAAGAAGGGGGCCGACCACGCGGTCAGGCGGGTACGGCTTCGCCGGACCTGA
- a CDS encoding PhoX family protein produces MDRRRFLTAMTAAGVAGPFAGVACAGRQGGAQAAPSGYGPLRPARDLRDGKVRLHLPEGFRYRSFSAAGEKFSDGSEVPGRHDGMAAFSGPRDSAILVRNHEVGGAVGAFGDRERAYDPMAGGGTSTLRVTRQGEVIRATPSLTGTMLNCSGGPMAWRAWVSCEETVNGPDVADAPGGEGNARLTQKHGYIFEVPLDRAATARPIRAAGRFAHESAAFDPSSGALYLTEDDFAHPSGFYRYLPPKHPVLAGKLLDGGRLQMLAVADAERADLSLGQRPGAAYATTWVDIDDPDPDFRGRPAYSEAVQAVSRQGRAKGAAIFARLEGAVYHQGVVYFVSTQGGDTSPADPMPDGFGKGRGQVWAYETWSGTLRLVYESPRASVLDLPDNITVSRRGTLVLCEDGDGDNYLRGLTKAGQLFDFCRLAPIAGDPGAEFAGSTFGPGGHTLYVNVQARQGRSFAIWGPWERGLF; encoded by the coding sequence GTGGACCGTCGTCGCTTCCTCACCGCCATGACCGCCGCCGGCGTCGCCGGGCCGTTCGCCGGGGTCGCCTGCGCGGGACGGCAGGGCGGCGCCCAGGCCGCCCCCAGCGGCTACGGCCCGCTGCGCCCCGCCCGCGACCTGCGGGACGGCAAGGTGCGCCTGCACCTGCCCGAGGGCTTCCGCTACCGCTCCTTCAGCGCCGCGGGCGAGAAGTTCAGCGACGGCAGCGAGGTGCCCGGCAGGCACGACGGCATGGCCGCCTTCTCCGGGCCCCGAGACAGCGCGATCCTCGTACGCAACCACGAGGTCGGCGGGGCGGTCGGCGCGTTCGGCGACCGCGAGCGCGCCTACGACCCGATGGCCGGGGGCGGCACCTCGACCCTCCGGGTCACCCGGCAGGGCGAGGTCATCAGGGCCACGCCGTCGCTCACCGGCACCATGCTCAACTGCTCGGGCGGCCCCATGGCCTGGCGGGCCTGGGTGAGCTGCGAGGAGACCGTCAACGGCCCCGACGTGGCCGACGCGCCCGGCGGCGAGGGCAACGCCAGGCTCACCCAGAAGCACGGCTACATCTTCGAGGTGCCGCTCGACCGCGCCGCCACGGCCAGGCCCATCAGGGCGGCGGGCCGGTTCGCGCACGAGTCGGCCGCCTTCGACCCCTCCTCCGGCGCCCTCTACCTCACCGAGGACGACTTCGCCCATCCGTCCGGGTTCTACCGCTACCTGCCGCCCAAGCACCCGGTGCTGGCCGGCAAGCTGCTCGACGGCGGGCGGCTGCAGATGCTCGCCGTCGCCGACGCCGAGCGCGCGGACCTGTCCCTGGGGCAGCGGCCGGGGGCCGCGTACGCCACCACGTGGGTGGACATCGACGACCCCGACCCCGACTTCCGCGGCCGGCCCGCCTACAGCGAGGCGGTGCAGGCCGTCAGCCGCCAGGGACGGGCCAAGGGCGCGGCGATCTTCGCCCGGCTGGAGGGCGCGGTCTATCACCAGGGCGTGGTCTACTTCGTCTCCACCCAGGGCGGCGACACCTCGCCGGCCGACCCCATGCCCGACGGCTTCGGCAAGGGCCGCGGCCAGGTGTGGGCGTACGAGACCTGGAGCGGCACGCTCAGGCTGGTCTACGAGTCGCCGCGGGCGTCCGTCCTCGACCTGCCCGACAACATCACGGTGAGCAGGCGCGGCACGCTCGTGCTGTGCGAGGACGGCGACGGCGACAACTACCTGCGCGGGCTCACCAAGGCCGGGCAGCTGTTCGACTTCTGCCGGCTCGCGCCGATCGCCGGCGACCCCGGCGCCGAGTTCGCGGGCAGCACCTTCGGGCCGGGCGGTCACACCCTCTACGTCAACGTGCAGGCCAGGCAGGGCAGGTCGTTCGCCATCTGGGGCCCCTGGGAGCGCGGCCTGTTCTAA
- a CDS encoding holo-ACP synthase: protein MILGIGVDVVDIARFEQSLERTPSLRERLFTEDERSLPAQSLAARFAAKEAVAKALGAPRGLGHREAEVCRGELGRPELRVSGRVAEVAYELGVKRWHVSLSHDAGVAVAYVIAEG from the coding sequence ATGATCCTGGGCATCGGCGTGGACGTGGTGGACATCGCCCGCTTCGAGCAGTCGCTCGAACGCACCCCGAGCCTGCGCGAGCGGCTGTTCACCGAGGACGAGCGGTCACTGCCCGCGCAGTCGCTGGCCGCCAGGTTCGCCGCCAAGGAGGCCGTGGCCAAGGCGCTGGGCGCGCCCCGGGGGCTGGGGCACCGGGAGGCCGAGGTCTGCCGCGGCGAGCTGGGCAGGCCCGAGCTGCGGGTGAGCGGGCGGGTGGCCGAGGTGGCGTACGAGCTGGGGGTCAAGCGCTGGCACGTCTCGCTCAGCCACGACGCGGGCGTGGCCGTGGCCTACGTGATCGCCGAGGGATAG